The Penaeus monodon isolate SGIC_2016 chromosome 5, NSTDA_Pmon_1, whole genome shotgun sequence genome window below encodes:
- the LOC119573042 gene encoding membrane-bound transcription factor site-1 protease-like, which translates to MKPNFRWKMDCPGTMAEEARPGSRRRMGSSATQDQETSSCSSSSSLSAPSPLREFSGKVVKDHMCLHNIKFEIQRTRKSSRSRTWRESWRPEWCISLGFMLMLCILSRVTMGALEASPRGDIASFSGEDTLFAARRLSSVTEPELIVNDSNDGPVFISEPSTKQVKAMGRTTEGSPCGGGRGHQVKIKYSSSIVENEYIVAFKGYYRQEARERFIEAALNDSDVVRWEVMPRNNPASDYPSDFDVVQIQELRKNDGLDALKDHPAVKRVTAQRMVIRHLHFVNDTDEDTSTDLWDEILFANISETGDGFMVYNISEAQQEDGLHKEEDIDGDDTAELDVEYEVLGEEYDKKEVKEGEDDSPCSGKDCPHSVKREAVWPASRPFRRSSLTLGTAFWQTTGRHSSRRLLRAIPRQITSTLQADVLWSMGITGAGVKVAVFDTGLSKSHPHFKRIKERTNWTNEKTLDDGLGHGTFVAGVIASSGKTCLGFAPDAELHIYRVFTNNQVSYTSWFLDAFNYAILKKVDVLNLSIGGPDFMDHPFVDKVWELTANRVIMVSAIGNDGPLYGTLNNPADQMDVIGVGGINFEDQIARFSSRGMTTWELPQGYGRVKPDIVTYGSLVQGSSMEGKCRQLSGTSVASPVVAGAVTLLASGVLHRGGIINPASMKQALMASARRLPGVNMFEQGHGKLDLVKAYQVLSKYKPQASLSPSYIDLTECQYMWPYCTQPLYHGAMPTIVNVTILNGMGVSGRIIEKPIWHPYTPQFGQHLNIAFTYSEVLWPWSGHLAVWITVADSGKDWEGFARGHISVTVESPPEEGETQPRTSHVKLPVKAKVIPTPPRHKRVLWDQFHNLRYPPGYFPRDNLRMTNDPLDWNADHIHTNFKDMYQHLRNSGYYVEVLGSPFTCFDASKYGTLMIVDPEEEYFPEEVTKLRRDVENGLSVIVFADWYNVSVMKKVKFYDENTKQLWMPVTGGSNIPALNYLLASWGISLSDGVFEGDYTLGDRDMYYATGTSLAQFPQEGTVIRKNLNDYAKEMLEAETESVPDIPILGLLQTRSGAAENMIDGGQSHNGRLVVYGDSNCLDNSHMQKDCFWMLDALLEFTTTGHLAGVFTSNAGAPVPPTTDLPTKMENSNLHKHSKVVEHTLGMEQMRPLPDCPSLIPVTPQPLNVSNKNLNIHVGLKLLSQPEIVAAVKMAPVDVHPLPLDGHKSGQESPAGSPNAGGSMGSLPYSPDRVPAFAVLSVLMMVLLVCYGTALATAPSADVTNSATL; encoded by the exons ATGAAGCCAAACTTTCGGTGGAAGATGGACTGCCCAGGAACCATGGCGGAGGAAGCTAGACCtggaagtaggaggagaatggGGTCCTCAGCAACCCAGGACCAAGAAACATCCAgctgctcatcatcatcatcactctctgcTCCAAGTCCGTTGAGAGAGTTTTCAGGAAAAGTGGTCAAGGATCACATGTGCTTGCATAATATAAAGTTTGAAATTCAGAGAACTAGAAAGAGCAGTCGGTCTCGGACATGGAGGGAGAGCTGGCGACCAGAGTGGTGCATCAGCCTGGGGTTCATGCTGATGCTTTGTATTCTTAGTAGAGTGACGATGGGAGCACTAGAAGCAAGTCCCAGAGGTGACATTGCGAGTTTTAGTGGGGAAGACACATTGTTTGCGGCAAGAAGACTTAGCAGTGTCACAGAGCCAGAATTGATtgtgaatgatagtaatgatggtccTGTATTTATATCTGAACCTAGTACGAAGCAGGTCAAAGCTATGGGAAGAACGACGGAAGGTTCACCATGTGGAGGAGGGCGAGGCCATCAAGTGAAGATAAAATACTCCTCCAGTATTGTGGAAAAtg AGTACATTGTAGCTTTTAAGGGTTACTATAGACAAGAGGCAAGGGAGCGGTTTATTGAGGCAGCCCTGAATGACTCGGATGTTGTGCGGTGGGAAGTGATGCCTCGTAACAATCCAGCAAGTGACTACCCAAGTGATTTTGATGTTGTGCAG ATCCAAGAACTTCGTAAAAATGATGGCTTGGATGCCCTCAAAGACCACCCAGCAGTGAAGCGAGTCACAGCTCAACGCATGGTCATCCGTCACCTCCACTTTGTCAATGACACAGATGAAGACACCAGTACAGACTTGTGGGATGAGATTCTTTTTGCCAACATATCAGAGACAGGAGATGGGTTCATGGTGTACAACATAAGTGAGGCACAGCAAGAAGATGGGTTGCACAAAGAGGAGGATATAGATGGAGATGATACAGCAGAGCTGGATGTGGAATATGAGGTTCTTGGGGAAGAATATGACaaaaaagaggtgaaagaagGTGAAGATGACTCTCCTTGCTCGGGGAAGGATTGTCCCCACAGTGTGAAGAGGGAGGCTGTGTGGCCAGCCTCTCGGCCTTTCAGACGCTCCTCACTAACTCTG GGAACAGCCTTCTGGCAAACGACTGGCAGGCACTCTAGTCGACGATTGTTAAGAGCTATTCCTAGACAGATCACATCCACCTTACAAGCTGATGTACTGTGGAGCATGGGAATCACAG GTGCAGGAGTTAAAGTTGCTGTATTTGACACGGGACTTTCAAAGTCACACCCACACTTCAAGCGCATTAAAGAACGCACAAATTGGACAAATGAAAAGACTTTGGATGATGGCCTGGGTCATGGTACATTCGTTGCTGGGGTGATAGCATCAAGTGGGAAAACCTGTCTTGGATTTGCGCCTGATGCAGAACTTCATATATATCGTGTCTTTACAAACAACCAG GTATCATACACGTCCTGGTTCCTCGATGCTTTCAACTATGCCATCTTGAAGAAAGTGGATGTTCTGAACCTCAGCATTGGGGGCCCAGATTTCATGGATCACCCATTTGTGGACAAAGTCTGGGAGCTCACAGCAAACAGAGTGATCATGGTCTCTGCTATTGGAAATGATGGGCCACTTTATGG AACCCTAAATAATCCAGCTGATCAAATGGATGTAATTGGTGTTGGTGGCATCAACTTTGAAGACCAAATAGCTCGCTTTTCGTCACGTGGGATGACCACATGGGAGCTTCCACAAGGG taTGGGCGTGTCAAGCCGGACATTGTGACTTATGGATCACTTGTGCAGGGCTCAAGTATGGAGGGGAAATGTCGACAGTTGTCTGGGACATCTGTTGCCTCACCTGTTGTTGCTGGGGCTGTTACTCTTTTGGCTag TGGTGTCCTGCACCGAGGTGGTATCATCAACCCAGCTAGCATGAAGCAAGCACTTATGGCTTCAGCTCGCAGGCTCCCTGGGGTCAACATGTTCGAGCAAGGACATGGCAAACTTGACCTGGTTAAGGCTTACCAGGTTTTGTCAAAGTATAAACCACAGGCATCTCTTAGCCCTAGCTATATCGACCTCACAGAATGCCAGTATATGTGGCCATACTGCACTCAGCCCCTCTACCATGGTGCCATGCCAACTATTGTGAATGTTACCATCCTGAATGGGATGGGGGTCTCTGGACGTATCATTGAAAAGCCCATTTGGCATCCATACACTCCACAGTTTGGGCAGCATCTGAACATTGCATTCACATACTCAGAG GTACTTTGGCCATGGTCAGGCCACCTGGCTGTGTGGATCACAGTAGCAGACAGTGGTAAAGACTGGGAAGGGTTTGCTCGTGGCCATATATCTGTGACTGTTGAATCGCCTCCTGAAGAAGGTGAAACGCAGCCCAGGACATCACATGTGAAACTTCCAGTTAAGGCCAAGGTGATTCCAACTCCTCCCCGACATAAACGAGTACTCTGGGACCAGTTCCACAACCTGCGCTACCCACCAGGTTACTTCCCAAGGGACAACTTGCGCATGACCAATGATCCTCTGGACTGGAATGCGGATCACATCCACACCAACTTCAAGGATATGTATCAGCATTTGAGGAACAGTGGATACTATGTGGAGGTTTTAGGTTCACCCTTCACCTGCTTTGATGCCAGCAAGTATGGAACCTTGATGATTGTGGACCCGGAAGAAGAGTATTTCCCAGAAGAAGTAACAAAATTGAGGCGCGATGTTGAGAATGGATTATCGGTCATTGTGTTTGCAGACTGGTATAATGTCAGTGTTATGAAAAAAGTCAAGTTTTATGATGAGAATACCAA GCAGCTTTGGATGCCGGTAACAGGTGGCAGTAATATACCTGCCCTTAACTACTTACTGGCTTCATGGGGCATATCTCTGAGTGATGGAGTTTTTGAAGGCGATTACACCTTAGGTGACCGTGACATGTATTATGCAACTGGCACCTCACTGGCACAGTTCCCACAAGAGGGTACAGTTATTCGCAAAAACCTGAATGACTATGCAAAGGAAATGTTAGAAGCAGAGACTGAGAGTGTTCCAG ATATTCCAATACTTGGACTCCTGCAGACCAGAAGTGGGGCAGCAGAGAATATGATAGATGGTGGTCAGTCCCATAATGGGAGACTAGTAGTATATGGGGACTCCAACTGTTTAGACAATAGCCACATGCAGAAAGATTGCTTCTGGATGCTGGATGCTCTTTTAGAGTTCACTACCACTGGACACCTTGCTGGAGTGTTCACTTCCAATGCAGGGGCTCCAGTCCCTCCAACAACAGACCTGCCCACAAAAATGGAAAACAGTAATTTGCATAAACATTCAAAG GTTGTGGAGCACACCCTTGGCATGGAGCAGATGAGACCTCTCCCAGAttgcccctccctcattcctgttACACCGCAGCCTCTTAATGTCTCAAATAAGAA ctTGAATATCCATGTTGGTCTTAAGTTACTGTCACAACCGGAGATCGTAGCTGCAGTGAAGATGGCTCCTGTTGATGTCCATCCTCTGCCCTTGGATGGTCACAAGTCAGGTCAAGAAAGCCCAGCAGGATCTCCCAACGCAG GTGGTTCCATGGGTTCTCTTCCCTACTCACCAGACAGGGTTCCAGCATTTGCTGTGCTGTCGGTACTGATGATGGTGCTGCTTGTTTGCTATGGTACCGCTCTCGCCACCGCCCCAAGCGCAGACGTAACAAATTCCGCAACGTTGTAA